Below is a genomic region from Raphanus sativus cultivar WK10039 chromosome 4, ASM80110v3, whole genome shotgun sequence.
ttcacAAAAGTacttttatatttgataaataaacgAGCTAGTAAATAATCAcataatatgaaattttgttgTTTGACGCAAACTCTCAAGGAACGAGAATTTCATAGCATATTAAGAAAGTTTACAATGAAAGTGTATCAAAGACAACCCTACCAACGCTCAATCTCCTTCTTGAAATGCTTTTGCacaatttaaaactttttttttcaactgcacaatttaaaacttaatttgCCATGAATGCCTGTTTGTAGATGTTGTTGCTCGTGAAGAAAAACTGAATAGAAAGTAAGTACCAAGGAAAATGATGAGGTGTGGGCAAAACTCAAAAGAGTTAGTTGCATTTTGcaactaatattatttatgcAAATCTATGAAATTATGGATAATGACTATACATATGATAAGTAATCCTCTTTGGGCTCTAGTGCTCTCGTGTACTTGATTAGTTTCATCTTCCTTAATTATGTGGTCGCATATAAgaacaattaaacaaaaaatatcatttattgaCTCACTAGATAGATAAATATAAGTTGTAACACTTCATGTTATCATATACCACAAAAATAAACACGCAAATTCTTATCATATCAGTTGggttagttttgttttttgaatttttcttttatcaaagGGTTAGTTTTGTTTCAATTGAAATATACAAACAATTCagaaaataagaataaataGTTATGTAATTACAGGTAATCATAAagcaataaaaagaaaaaaaaattaccgaAAAAGGAGAATTTCCAAAAGTTGATTCTGATGAGAAACAGAGCCCATACCTTTCTTTTTTCCCTAaacttgaaagaaaaaaacggACGGTCCTCCTTCAATGCATTCTCTCACCCAATCCAAAcccaactattttttttttgtacactATCCAAACCCAactaatcttcttcttttttcttcttttcttgatttgatattttatactCTTTAATTCACATCAGTTTTCAAATTaactgatttgaattaaatagtACAAAATATCAAATGAAATCTAagagaattatttttttcttggctAAAGACACTATTCTTATTAATTCAATACCACTTAACTGAGAATTAATTCTCTTAGATTTCATATTCTCTTGTCACTTTCtacttctcttcttttttatgATCACATGTATAACTATTAGAACGATGCACACTAAATTAACCTAAAGATCCAAGTTTTTGTAATTAAAGGTTCTTCCTCTTTTCCTCATTCAACCCTGAATCTTGGATTGGCcaaattaaattagtttttttcatttaattcttTAAAAGCCATTTTTGGTAATCAAAGGTTCTTGATTTATCCATTAAATTTTTTAGAACTTGGATAGTAGCTATACTAGTGCAATATGATTTGATCTCTCTCTATGATCTCTTGTGAGTAGTGTTTGATTATGCTTTGTTTATTATGAAAACTATAGGGTTGATTTAATGGAGGGTGGTGCGAGTAATGAAGTAGCAGAGAGCATCAAGAAGATAGGGAGAGGGAAGATAGAGATTAAGAGGATAGAGAACACTACTAATCGTCAAGTCACTTTCTGCAAAAGACGCAATGGTTTGCTCAAGAAAGCTTATGAGCTCTCTGTCTTGTGTGACGCTGAGGTAGCTCTTGTTGTCTTCTCCACTCGCGGTCGTCTCTACGAGTACGCTAACAGCAGGTAAGATACATCTACTAACTTCTTCAGATCCTTGAAATTTTTGTGTGGATTCTCATCAATCTTTTTGgtttctctctcttgttctttttttgttcttgagCTTCTGAGACTCAATCTTGATTTATATGTGTGAACTGAAATTAGGGTTTGTATTAGGAACCCTAGTTTTGAGGATCTGTGAAAAGCTGTGAGGATCTAATGTTCTTTGATATTTAGTTAGCATCCCCATACCTTGTACCAGTGTCTTTGATATTTAGTTAGCATCCCCATACCTTGTACcagtctgtttttttttactagaTATCTACCTAAGAATGTCAGTTTCTACAACAGATTTCGATAATATCGATGACTCATGACCCATCAAGTTTATTTCTGCAGATTGATCATTAGGTTTCCATCATAGTATGAAAACGTAGGGTTCTTGAGATATTATACTATATGTTATATATGGAGACTATAAAGCTAAGTAGATTCCTTAAAAATCGATACACTAGGGGGAGCCTAGGGTGTATGTCTTCTGACACTTCTCTAcaattttcttcattttgatcTGGTAAATCAAGAAATATTTCGGGGACAAAGCTTGTTGCTGCGTCACTAATTAATCATCgatcaagaaacaaaaaataattaaacagaaaatttGACTTGTGAATATTATCTTTACCCACTCCAAGTTGGGGACTTGTCATTTCCATTTCtctcaaagtttttttttctctcaaaatTTCCAGCTATTAACAGCTCATCTTCTTTTcaacattttgtttgttttagaaaTATGTTACAATGTTAACAAGGGAATGGTGCTAATTTTCGgtttattaacaatatatataacttgAGGATATGAGTATAACTTTTACAACTAATAATGTagatatttgtaatttttaagtTGATGATATTTCTAATAGATGAGTTGGGGATTTATTCTGTTATAAATCTATTATGGTGCTATGTTTTGGTGATTTGGTCAATTAATACTATAAGTTGAGGTATGACTATTATCTAATACTCTTAAAGTTAAGTCTCATATTATGGACCTAAGATTTAACAAGAAATTTTGCAGTTACAATGTGAATTTCACAACAACTAaagaatattttcatttttcaacaaCCTCTAGAGAATCCATATTTAGTAAATGTAGGgttgggcgttcgggtacccattcgggtttcggttcagtccattcgggttttggattttcggggtcaaagatttcagccctattcggatatttctaaatttcggttcgggttcggttcggatctttgtgggttcggttcgggttcggataacccatttaaaatgttttaaattttcaaaattcattatatactttaaattttcaaaatctataaaaaagataatatattacatataaattttcataacatatatgtcaaaataccttaatttaacatataaattagttttctttgaatatttggataaataatcaatagatatttaactattttggtgttttcagtatactttagctattttaaacatttacttttgactatttgcatatattttccgagtattttggaaaacttaaaggtatcttatatatttttaatatttttaatatacattatatataaaaataatgtatatatttaagtatataaatttatttcgggtACCctaaatatttcggttcggatcgggttcggttttggttctttaaataccgaaattttgaacccgttcggatatttaatcaatttcggttcagaactttttcggatcgggttcggttcggtttttcgggttcggattttttgcccagccctaagtAAATGTGTGCGTGACTTGACAGTCTTGTAAAAgtacttctatttttttttaagtactTCTAATCTAATACCCAACTAATCTGACTATCAAAAGAGGACCCCATTAGGTATATATATGCAGGAAATTGTAATTACTAGGTTTCTATTTTAAAACGTGTAGCTATAAATTGTATGTAAAACTCTCTTCCTTATTTTCAAACTTCCTCATGCTTTATTGTGTTGACATTTCTGAGCTGTTCATCATCACAGAGTGAAAAAATGGTGAAAatgaaaaagtaaatatacaaagaTATCTAGTTTTTTCCTCCAATTTTATAAGGAATTATGAATTTCACTTTCTTGGTAAAAACAACAATCACCTCATATTAACTACATTCATATACACATGTTGTATTGCTAaatttatcatataaattttattttcaccGGTTGTAGAATTATGATTAGGCTGATGGTTAAAGTCTAAATATTTTACTCTGTGGATGTTTGTGAAATGGCACGAAAAATAGTGTGAGAGGAACGATCGAAAGGTACAAGAAAGCTTGCTCCGACGCCGTTAATCCTCCGTCAGTCACAGAAGCTAATACTCAGGTAAGCTGCATTACTTAATTATCACCTAGCCTAGCTACATCTTCTTTACTGTTCTGACTTTTCTTGATCCCTTGTTTAAATAATGGATCGAACAGTACTATCAGCAAGAGTCGTCTAAGCTTAGGAGACAGATACGGGACATTCAGAATCTGAATAGACACATTCTTGGTGAATctcttggttccttgaacctcAAGGAACTCAAGAACCTCGAAGGTAGGCTTGAGAAAGGCATCAGCCGTGCCCGCTCCAAGAAGGTTAATagtttctttaaatttcttatatatGCTTCGGTTTATCATTACCTTCAAGACTTGGTCTGATTCTTGCCCGTTACGTTTTGTTCTTCCCCCCAGCACGAGATGTTAGTTGCAGAGATAGAGTACATGCAAAAAATGGTAAAACATACCTTCCTCAACACGTAACCTAACCCTACTTTATATAACAATCTTCTCTTTCACTTTTTTCATGAAGGAAATCGAGCTTCAAAACGATACGATAACATGTATCTCCGATCCAAGGTCttgcatgtatatattatatatatacacttcttgattttttttttaataccagTATGTCATCTCTTGATGAgcaagttttatatatatatatatatatctgcaGATTAGTGAAAGAGCGGTACAACAGCAGGAACCGAGTGTGATACATCAAGGGACGGTTTACGAGTCATCTTATCATCAGTCGGAGCAGTATAACCGGGATTATATTCCGGTTAACCTCCTTGAACCAAATCAGAACTCCTCCGACCAAAACCAACCACCTCTCCAACTTGTTTAATTATGTCTAATTTACATAAGTTTCTCTCCGCTCTTCTGAGATGGATCTTAtgcatatgtatatttattcaTGTTACCCTTACGGCTTACAACTTATAAATAAAGACTGGTGAAGATTTGAGAAGGACCTAGTTACTTAAATATATCTTGATTATGTATATGTAATGCACTTTAGTACCTCATGATTACTAATATCTAGACAAGGCCACTGAAACGCAAAACGGTTTGTGGATTTGAGTGTTTTGTTAAGTTACTTTATTGAATCAGGAAGCGACATGTCAGGAAGAGACAAGAGGGTGTGTAAGGTGTTTTGACGGCGAGCAGTTATAGCTGGTGGTAGAAGCTTCTGGCTGCCACAATGGTAGTACCTTGGATGAGTATTATGTAGTATATGAGACTCTGTTTGTGCAAATGAGACTCAGAAAAGTCTCATAGTTAGTGAGGATAAATATCAAAAGTTGTACCTGAAAGCTAAAGTTTAGCGATGAAGGTAAAGAAGTTTGACATGAGAAACTGATGCTGCAAGAGTTATTACATTCAATGCCTAAAACTCAACATGATTTATATAGTAAACCAAGACCTAACTCTTACTGAAACAGAGCGATCAAAGGAGCTACATGTCTTACCAGAAGTCAAATGGGCAAAAGCCTATGTCGTTTGTTGCTTACATGTTGTTTTGGCGTCTGTCTTAATCAGCTGAGATTGTTCCCCATAATAATGTTGGCTCTCTCAATGCAGCAGGATGTGATTAATTAGGTTTAAAGTATGGTATTTTTCTATCAAGGCGATACGAAATGACTTAGTGAGCACTCTTCAGCAATTCAACATGCTGCTGATCAATTCAAGCTTAAGAATCTATCATTCAAAGCATCCCATTTACCACCAAAGGGAAAAATTCTGGAAGATACATAAATACAGAGCAAGAAACTATAACAAATCTATTTTTGAGTTGTAATTGCATATGAGCAGAGTAGCTATCAGGTCATGTACCAAAATCTTTATATAGTATTCCACATAAGTTTTGAATTCACTGCTTCTGGTGAAATAAACTAATGCATCAAATCTGATATAATAACGTTGAACTTGTGGATGCAAGTATGCACTTACGAGCAATAGTCAATGTGGAAAGATCACTCTTACTGTGATAGTGATACCAATGTCTATTTTTTCAATGCATAATTCCGTTTTGCAGGTTATTATTACACTTACCACTTTATTTAGTACTATCATTTTCAGATGGTTACAGAGCATTATTCTCTGTTTTCATGATATGGGTTATATTGAGATTATCAATGAGTTAGCACCATTCATAAAGATTATAgagcaagaaaaagaagagcCTTGGGATAGAGGTATAATGGTATTCCTAAACATGATGTCTCCTCATAACCATGAACATTAACTCAAACATAGTTAAAGCAATTCTGACATTAGTAGCTCTATAGGGTCGTTACAAAAGATATTTATCCATTGGTTGGTAGAACTTGGGGTTTGAAATTTGAATGCAGGGAGACCATATCTTGCAATATTTACTCCACGCGTTTATTACAGTAACACCACAACACACCACTCCTCTCATGTACTGTACTTCCCCTTCTTTAATGCTAGTATATCTCAATGTTTGgtctttatctctctctcatGGACTTGTCTTTTTCTGGAAATTCATCAAGTTGTGAGACACATTACTTAGGCCTGACTATAAAAAATGCTCACGAAAATTTTAATGGAGCAGTTATGACATTGTGTTGCTCTGTAGGCATGTCAATCTGAGACATTTTACCTTGGTCTATGTATGATAAGTATGAAGTATGTTGAATCTGTTTCCGTCAAGTCtcttttgatataaattttcatGGTCCTATTTCTAGGTtcttgtttagttttatttgcATTTCTTATTAGCTCTTGAACTGTAGTTGAGAAACAGGGGAACTAATAAATAGTACTACTATTATTAAGatcaagaaaattttaaaacaacaaatatAAAAGGAGTATCCATCATAAATATTACTAGAAGCTATAGGACACTCTAAAACTCTAATGAGCACACACACTGCATAGGATAATTAATCAAGATTGTTTTAATGCAAACCAACAAACGACTGTGATAAATGAGAAACTCTCTTGTTTCTAGTTTCTAGGCTTTAGACGACCTTCATTAGCAAGCTTGAAGGTATGAGCCTGCTTTGTTGCTGCCTTGGTTGAGGAAAGTCCTGCCACAAAGTGGTCTCTGACTTGAGAGGTTGTGAAAGGGAACTTGTTGCTGACCATGGAGTTTAACCAAGACGCTGTGCCTTCACGGTAGAGAGATCCAATAGCATCGGTGCGGGTATTGGAAAGTGCCTGAAGAAGGTTCATGTGAGGATCAAAGCCTGGAATGCTACTGGAAGTACTGACTGTACCAAACGCTCCACCAACGGTTCCCCACCAGCCAAGAAGACCCCATATGAGTGTAGGGTGGTTTCTCCAGTAACTGCACAAAATAATAAAGGTGTGAAACCACTATATAGCGTAGTGTAATGTGTTAGAAAGAGGAATATTTGTTACTTACTCGCATGTTCCAGTGATTGGTGGAAAAGGAGCAGGAAcgaaaggagttccaggagtgCCAGGGTCAATAATAGGAGTTGGTGGGCTTCCTACAACAATGGGTGTTGGTGGAGTCACAACGACTGGAGTACTTGGTGGAGAGTAATATCCACCCGAAGGAGGCGTTGAAGGGTGTGAAGGCGTCGAAGGATGTGATGGTGTAGAAGGGTGAGAAGGTGTGGAAGGGTCGTGAGGTGGAGTCCCACAGTTACAAGGAGGCGTGTGGTGAGTTGGTGTGTGTGGGGTTGGAGTGTGAGATGGAGTCGAAGGAGTTGGAGTGTGAGATGGAGTTGAAGGAGTTGGGTCGTAAGGTGGACTTCCACAGTTAGGAGTGGGAGTGTAACCGCCGTGTCCTGTATGTCACGTCaagcaaaaagaaagagtcaAATAAAGATGCTAAAATCAAGATTCTTGTAACATAGCAAGATTGGGAATTTGGGACGAGGtgtatgttttttcttcttacCAGAGGGAGGAGAGTAGTATGTCTTCTCATCTTCGAACCTTATGGAAGTAACGGAAGCAAACAGCTGCTGTGAGAGTAAAGCAGCAAAGAGAGCCCAAATAGTTAGACTCTTCATCCCTCTCATTTCAAAAACTCAGTGAGAGAAAGCAGAAGTTGTTTGCAAATGGTGTTGTGTTGTATGGTCCTTGGTGGTAGAATGGAACTGGAAACTAGGGTTTATAAATAGAAGGAAGCAAAGGGTATTTTCGAAGTTTGGAAGTAAATACAAACAGGTGGAGGAGTGTGTGGTTAGTTGATATGTTACTGGTGCATTTACACTCCCATTTAATACGGTGATTACAATAACGCTAAAATTCTGCACAAAACAAATTAT
It encodes:
- the LOC108854345 gene encoding protodermal factor 1 codes for the protein MRGMKSLTIWALFAALLSQQLFASVTSIRFEDEKTYYSPPSGHGGYTPTPNCGSPPYDPTPSTPSHTPTPSTPSHTPTPHTPTHHTPPCNCGTPPHDPSTPSHPSTPSHPSTPSHPSTPPSGGYYSPPSTPVVVTPPTPIVVGSPPTPIIDPGTPGTPFVPAPFPPITGTCDYWRNHPTLIWGLLGWWGTVGGAFGTVSTSSSIPGFDPHMNLLQALSNTRTDAIGSLYREGTASWLNSMVSNKFPFTTSQVRDHFVAGLSSTKAATKQAHTFKLANEGRLKPRN